In Nitrospira sp., the sequence TGAGTCTCGCGGAAGTACGACAAGACTGCTCCAGCAGCACGGCTGGCATCTGGGAAGTCGGCACAGCCCAAGGTTTCCAAGGTTTGCACGCGGAAGTGGTCGGTCAAGGTGCGAACAGCCGATTGATGGCTGAACGATGCCGGTGGTCGTTCACACAGGCGCGCTCCTGCTATTTGCTCGATCCAAGGGGAGCGGCGGTCTGCGGGGAAGAGAACTTCCCGAGGATCCAACCGAGCGACCTCGTTCAACAGTTGTGGGGACGCGTGGGGACCGTGAAACTCCATGCCCCAAAATTCCCCCGTTGACACCTCCAGGACCGCTAGGCCGATCGGTGATCCTCGATCGGAGTCTGATCCAACGGAGAGGGCGGCGAGATAGTTCAGCTCGGAAGGGGCAAGGAATTCTGTGTCTACGAGTGTACCAGGAGTATAAAGCCTGACGACCTCTCGCCGTACCAGGCCTTTTGCTGCCTTGGGATCCTCAACTTGCTCGCATAACGCGACGAGACGGCCTGCCTTCAAGAGCTTTGCGATATAGCCTGTGGCGGCATGATAGGGAACGCCACAAAGCGGAACAGGATGGACGCTGTTCTTGTCGCGAGAAGTGAGGGCGATCGATAAGAGTCGAGACGCCTCCTGTGCGTCCTCGTAGAACATCTCATAAAAATCTCCGACGCGAAAAAACAGGATGGCTTCAGGGTATCCCTGTTTGATGTCCCGATACTGCCGCATGAGCGGGCTCGGGGTTGAGTCACTCATCACCGAAGTCCCTCGAGGATTCCATTTGAGTGGGACTCTGAGTCCGTCCAGAGATTTTTTCAAGAGATTGCCTGAGTCGCTCCAAGTTCACTTCAGCTTCCTGTAAGGACTTCGTTTTTCGACGAAGGTCGATACGCGCACGGACCCAGGGAGGAAAAAGCAGAATGACCGCGACCAACAGGCCGATGACAAAACCGGCCATGATGGGCTTGTAAATAGGTGTTGAAGCTTCGAGCAATCCAAAAAAATAGCGGAGGGTGACTTCCTGTTCTTGGTTTTGAAGGAAGAAGGCCAACGAAAGGAGCAAAAGAATGCCGACCAGGATCAATCGAGTCATCGCGACGAAGTCTTTCTACCAGCCTGGAGGCTTGCTCTGACTGATCGTGAAGCTGGACGCACGATGTTCTTGATTTGAGCGAGAAGTGAGCGAGAGCGTGAACCTCTTGCTTCCAGCCGTACTGCTCTGGTCGTCCTGGTCCGATGGGCAAACTTCACTTCCAGGCGGTCCTCCGGGAGTACTCGGGGGAACCGGTCCGCCCACTCAATGGCGACGACCGCATCGTCCGTAAGGTAGTCAGCGAGTCCGATCGACTCGATTTCCTCAGGTCTCCGCAACCGGTACAAGTCGACATGAATGACAGGAAGACGCCCCTGGTATTCATGTACAAGCATGAAGGTCGGACTCGTGACGGATGTATCGGGCGCACCGAGCCCGGCAACAATCCCTCGGACCAGTACCGTCTTCCCAACGCCCAATTCACCGATCAAGGCGAGCACTTCCCCTCCATGGAGCAGCCGGCCAATGGCATATCCGAACGATTCTGTCTTGCCGGGAGATGAGAGAATAAGATCCAGAGACCTGATAGATGGAGCCATGGGAACGTCGTCACAGGGGATCGTTCCGTATTGCATCGGTCTTGTGTGATGGAGCCTGATGTATGAACTTGAGGGCATAGGGAATCTCCTCGATCACGTCCCCCGCGATCAACCCGGCCTGCCCCATCTTGGCTGCAGCCAAATCGCCGGCGGCTCCATGCAGGTATGTCGCTGCACAGGCAGCCTCCCAGGTGGCTAGGCCTTGGGCTAAGAGTCCCACCACCATGCCGGTTAACACATCACCTGTTCCTGCCGTTGCCATCCCTGGATTCCCGGTAGGGCAAATCGCAACGGCTCCGTCCGGACGGGCGACGACGGTTCGGGCACCTTTCAACACAACGAACAAGCCTCGCTCTCGGGCGAACCGGGAGGCAGTACCGATCCGATCGCTGTTGACGGTCTGCGGCGTGGCGTCTGCCTCCAGTCGCGCCATCTCTCCGGGATGCGGCGTGATAATCGGCGGTGTCTTGCAAGATGCCAAGAGAGCGGTCCGCCCAGTCAACGCGTTCAGGGCGTCTGCATCCAGAACAGCCGGTCGATCAAGTTGTTTCGTCAAGCCCTGGACGAGTTCAACCGTTTCCGGATGGGTGGATAATCCTGGACCGATGGCGATAGCGGTTCTCGCCGTCATGAAGGCGACGAGCCGATCCAATGCAGTTCGTGCAAAGGTACGCGCTTTGGTTTCAGGCATCGGAACCGTCATCGCCTCCAGCAGCTTTGCTTCCAATATATCGTTGACACTCGTAGGGATTGCGACGGTCACGAGCCCCGCGCCGACACGCAGCGCCGCTCGCGCGGCCATGGCGGCTGCTCCGGTTTTTCCAACGGACCCGGCAATAATGCCGGCATGACCAAACGAGCCTTTGTGATTCGATGGCTGCCGTCTCGGCAGGTACGTTCGCACATCGTGCTCTGTAATCAGAGTCGTTCGGCTCTCGACCGCGTCAATGTAAGCCGGCGGAATTCCGATGTCGACAATGGCCACCTCGCCGGCCAGATCGATCCCGTCGCTCTGATAGAGGCCTAACTTCGGCAGTCCAAAGGTCACGGTAAGGGAGGTACGAACAGCTCGACCCAGGATAGTACCGGTATCAGCATGGAGGCCCGACGGTAGATCGACAGCCACCACGGGACGGTCGGTTTCGTTGATGCTGTCAATGGTCTCAGCATAACGTCCGGTTACAGCAGAGGAGAGTCCTGTCCCGAGGAGCGCGTCGACGAGGATATCACTGTCCTGAAAAAGTGCCTGCGTCTGAGCCTTGGACGTGTATAGACGCACGGAGGATTTCCCTGCGCCACGGACGAATTGCCTATACATCGTTGCAGCGTCACGGCTCAGTTCGGAGATGGGTGCCATGGCGAGCACGCGCACGTTCGCATGGCGTCGACGAAGTAGGCGAGCGGCGACGAATCCATCCCCCCCATTGTTGCCTTTGCCGCACACAACGGTGACCGTCTTGCCCCGCAGGGGTCCCAACCGCTGTTCAAGGCAAGACACGACGCCGGACCCGGCACGTTCCATCAACGTGGCCGCTGGGATATGAGCCTCCGAGATCGTTCGGCGGTCGAGCTCCTGCATCTGTGCAGCGGTGATGATCTTGGTCATGGTGAACCGAAGGTGATGAACGGACCCAGCAGCTCGATGGCATCAACCGAGCAAGGTCTTCATCTCTTTCACGGCCTGTACGAGACCGACGAGAACCGCCCGTGCGATGATACTGTGCCCGATGTTGTACTCGACGATTTCGGGAACATGCGTCAGGCGTTTGATGTTGTGGTAATTCAGTCCATGGCCGGCATTCACTCCGATCCCGAGCTTGTAGGCCAACTTGGCGGCGTGGGTGATCGCCTCGAATTCCGCATCGGCTTCCTTGGAGCGTGTGGCATTCGCGTAACGGCCGGTATGCAACTCCACGAAATCAGCCGCAATTTTGTGCGCGGCCCTGATCTGATTCAGATCAGGCTCGACAAAGACGCTGACCGGAATCCCTCCGTTATGCAACAGAGTCACAATGCTCTGAATTCGGTCGCGTTGTCCAACAATATCAAGCCCACCTTCAGTGGTGAGCTCCTGTCGCTTTTCCGGCACCAACGTGACGAGGTCGGGCTTGATGCTCAGGGCGATCTTCGCCATTTCACCGTCGGCCGCCATTTCAAGGTCGAGCTTTGTACGGGCAATCTCGCGAAGAAGGTGAAGGTCTCGGTCTTGGATATGTCGACGGTCTTCCCGCAGATGAACGACCAGGCCATCGGCTCCTGCCAGTTCGACAAGAACAGCCGCCGCCAAGGGATCCGGATCGGCTCCTCCACGTGCCTGCCGCAACGTCGCCACATGGTCGATATTCACACCAAGCCTGGCCATCCCTCTCCTTTATTCAATCAGCCTGATCACAACCTGTGAAAAAAGCTAGATCCGGCAATCAAGCGGTATTAGTAGCAGAAAGGAACGAGATGGGGCAAGGACGGGTTCGCCGATAGACGAAGGACTGGATGAAGAGCTTCTGTCCTTGGCAGTTTCGGAACCACGTGGGAATGAGGTAAATTGACTCGACCAAAGCCCTCAATTAGAATATCTTGAATATCCGCTTTCCACATCCCTTCGCTCATGTATCGCGATGAGTTAGTTTGGGAAATATCGAAAAGGGGTCAAAGGAAGTTCATGGGGTTGGGCGAAGGTTTTTATCGAATCAAGCGGCTCCCTCCGTATGTCTTCGCGCAGGTTCAATCCCTCAAGCTTGAGGCTCGGCAATATGGCGAAGACATCATCGATTTTGGGATGGGCAATCCCGATCAACCGACGCCGCCGCATATCGTCGAGAAGATGATCGAGGCTGCCCGCAAGGGGAAGAATCATCGTTACTCGGCCTCGCGCGGCATCACGAAACTGCGGCACGCGATTTGTGCGTGGTACAAGAGAAACTACGATGTTGACCTGGATCAGGAGACCGAAGCCATCGTCACCATCGGATCGAAAGAAGGGCTCGCTCACCTGGCCTTGGCACTGATCGGCCCAGGCGATGTCGTCCTGACCCCGACGCCGACCTATCCCATCCACATGTACAGCTTCATCATTGCCGGTGGTGAAGTCCGTGGCATCGAACTCCGCCAGGACAGCGATTTCTTCGAGGATCTGACGCGCGTCTATCGGCAGACGTTTCCGAGACCGAAGATCCTCGTGATCAATTTTCCCCACAATCCCACCACGGCCGTGGTGAATCAGGAGTTTTTCAAGAAGATCGTGGCGTTTGCCAAGGAGCACAACGTCATCGTCATCCACGACCTCGCCTACGCCGATCTTGTGTTCGACGGCTATAAGGCACCAAGCTTTCTTCAGATCCCGGGCGCCAAAGACTGCGGGGTAGAGTTCTACACGTTGTCCAAAGCCTACAACATGCCCGGCTGGCGGGTGGGCTTTTGTGTGGGCAATCGAGAGGTCGTCGGAGCATTGGCGAAGATTAAAAGTTACCTCGACTATGGTATTTTTCAGCCTCTTCAAATCGCCAGTGTGATCGCTTTGAACGGCCCTCAGGACTGCGTCAAGGAGACGGTTCTACGCTATCAGAAACGCAGAGATACGCTGGTGGGCGGGCTGAATCGGATCGGATGGCAGGTCGCAAAACCGTTGGCAACGATGTTTGTGTGGGCACACATTCCCTTGCCCTATCGCCACATGGGGTCGTTGGAGTTTTCGAAACTCTTGCTCAAGGAAGCGAAGGTCGCGGTCTCGCCAGGAATTGGATTCGGCGAAGGTGGCGATGAATACGTACGATTTGGACTTGTGGAGAATGAACATCGAACCAGGCAAGCCGTCCGAGGAATTCGCAAAGCCCTCAAGCTTGATGGGGACGAAGAATGAGGTCGCGCATCGGAGTCGGGATCGTCGGGTTCGGCACAGTCGGCACGGGCGTGGCCAGGGTCCTTCTCAACAATGCCGCCCTCATCAGCCGTCGCATTGGAGTGCCGATCGAGCTTATCAGGGTGGCGGATGTGGACGTGGCTAAAGATCGCGGGGTGACATTGGCTCCGGGGGTCCTCACCACAGAGGTCGATCGTGTCCTGACCGATCCAGACATCGATATCGTAGTCGAACTGATCGGTGGATACGAGACAGCGAAACGGCTCATCCTGGATGCGATCGCCGCCGGGAAGCAGGTCGTCACGGCAAACAAGGCGCTCCTAGCCCTTCACGGAGAGGAAATTTTTGAAGCCGCCACGCGCAGAGGTGTGGACTTGGGGTTTGAAGCCAGCGTCGGCGGCGGTATCCCGGTGATTCGGTCGTTGACCGAGGGGCTCGCGGGTAATACGATCGAGTCCATCTACGGAATCATCAATGGGACGTCCAACTATATATTGTCGAGAATGACCCATGAGGGACACAGTTTCAACGAAGTCCTCCAGGAAGCACAGCGGGCCGGGTATGCCGAAGCCGATCCGGCTTTTGATGTTGCCGGGACCGATTCGGCGCACAAGCTTGCCATACTGGTCAGTCTGGCGTATGGAACACCCGTCAATTTCAAGGAC encodes:
- a CDS encoding LapA family protein translates to MTRLILVGILLLLSLAFFLQNQEQEVTLRYFFGLLEASTPIYKPIMAGFVIGLLVAVILLFPPWVRARIDLRRKTKSLQEAEVNLERLRQSLEKISGRTQSPTQMESSRDFGDE
- the tsaE gene encoding tRNA (adenosine(37)-N6)-threonylcarbamoyltransferase complex ATPase subunit type 1 TsaE codes for the protein MAPSIRSLDLILSSPGKTESFGYAIGRLLHGGEVLALIGELGVGKTVLVRGIVAGLGAPDTSVTSPTFMLVHEYQGRLPVIHVDLYRLRRPEEIESIGLADYLTDDAVVAIEWADRFPRVLPEDRLEVKFAHRTRTTRAVRLEARGSRSRSLLAQIKNIVRPASRSVRASLQAGRKTSSR
- a CDS encoding NAD(P)H-hydrate dehydratase codes for the protein MTKIITAAQMQELDRRTISEAHIPAATLMERAGSGVVSCLEQRLGPLRGKTVTVVCGKGNNGGDGFVAARLLRRRHANVRVLAMAPISELSRDAATMYRQFVRGAGKSSVRLYTSKAQTQALFQDSDILVDALLGTGLSSAVTGRYAETIDSINETDRPVVAVDLPSGLHADTGTILGRAVRTSLTVTFGLPKLGLYQSDGIDLAGEVAIVDIGIPPAYIDAVESRTTLITEHDVRTYLPRRQPSNHKGSFGHAGIIAGSVGKTGAAAMAARAALRVGAGLVTVAIPTSVNDILEAKLLEAMTVPMPETKARTFARTALDRLVAFMTARTAIAIGPGLSTHPETVELVQGLTKQLDRPAVLDADALNALTGRTALLASCKTPPIITPHPGEMARLEADATPQTVNSDRIGTASRFARERGLFVVLKGARTVVARPDGAVAICPTGNPGMATAGTGDVLTGMVVGLLAQGLATWEAACAATYLHGAAGDLAAAKMGQAGLIAGDVIEEIPYALKFIHQAPSHKTDAIRNDPL
- a CDS encoding pyridoxine 5'-phosphate synthase, whose translation is MARLGVNIDHVATLRQARGGADPDPLAAAVLVELAGADGLVVHLREDRRHIQDRDLHLLREIARTKLDLEMAADGEMAKIALSIKPDLVTLVPEKRQELTTEGGLDIVGQRDRIQSIVTLLHNGGIPVSVFVEPDLNQIRAAHKIAADFVELHTGRYANATRSKEADAEFEAITHAAKLAYKLGIGVNAGHGLNYHNIKRLTHVPEIVEYNIGHSIIARAVLVGLVQAVKEMKTLLG
- the alaC gene encoding alanine transaminase; the encoded protein is MGLGEGFYRIKRLPPYVFAQVQSLKLEARQYGEDIIDFGMGNPDQPTPPHIVEKMIEAARKGKNHRYSASRGITKLRHAICAWYKRNYDVDLDQETEAIVTIGSKEGLAHLALALIGPGDVVLTPTPTYPIHMYSFIIAGGEVRGIELRQDSDFFEDLTRVYRQTFPRPKILVINFPHNPTTAVVNQEFFKKIVAFAKEHNVIVIHDLAYADLVFDGYKAPSFLQIPGAKDCGVEFYTLSKAYNMPGWRVGFCVGNREVVGALAKIKSYLDYGIFQPLQIASVIALNGPQDCVKETVLRYQKRRDTLVGGLNRIGWQVAKPLATMFVWAHIPLPYRHMGSLEFSKLLLKEAKVAVSPGIGFGEGGDEYVRFGLVENEHRTRQAVRGIRKALKLDGDEE
- a CDS encoding homoserine dehydrogenase produces the protein MRSRIGVGIVGFGTVGTGVARVLLNNAALISRRIGVPIELIRVADVDVAKDRGVTLAPGVLTTEVDRVLTDPDIDIVVELIGGYETAKRLILDAIAAGKQVVTANKALLALHGEEIFEAATRRGVDLGFEASVGGGIPVIRSLTEGLAGNTIESIYGIINGTSNYILSRMTHEGHSFNEVLQEAQRAGYAEADPAFDVAGTDSAHKLAILVSLAYGTPVNFKDIYTEGIANITPTDIAYAKQFGYTIKSLGIAKLVDGEIEARVHPTMLPSTSPIAQVEDVYNAIQLVGDAVGDVVLYGRGAGSMPTGSAVVSDVIAIGRNLVKGAVGRVPVASFQQDQRRPLRLRSMEEISSIYYLRFTVVDRPGVLAQIAGELGRCGISISSMVQQGRREGQTVPVVIKTHTAKERDVQTALREINRSPFVSEPTTLIRVEGKDE